A single region of the Maniola jurtina chromosome 6, ilManJurt1.1, whole genome shotgun sequence genome encodes:
- the LOC123866010 gene encoding cytochrome P450 CYP12A2-like, whose product MHSVRRSVTVISTARQFIRAVNSATISANEENHNLKSWQEIPGPSSLPIIGQLHHFLPGGSFYKSEDLINTVLYNTFGPIIRMDGYFGAPSIIMLYDAEAAALVLRGENWMPIRPGFQSLHYFRNNYYKKQGAAPDAPTGLITDHGEIWKKFRSTVNPILLQPKTIKLYTNTLNEVAEDMIERMRLIRNEKNMLEGNFDLEMNLWALESIGVVALGGRLNCFDPNLPESSPAKKLIHLVHDIFSAADKLDFKPSLWRYISTPTFKKAMKLYEDQIKISKHFIAEAMKKLESKNQPSTEEKGVLEKLLEIDEHVAVIMASDMLFAGVDTAANTMTSTLYLLAKNQDKQNKLRQEILSDKEKRPYLKACIKESMRILPIVAGNMRQTTKEYNILGYKIPKDTYIAFNHQALCMLEEQFPQPEKYIPERWIVDKEDPLYHGNAHPFAWNPFGFGVRSCIGRRIAELEIETFLAKVIENFQVEWFGPPLKTKPSSLNYAVGPFNFIFKDV is encoded by the exons ATGCATAGTGTTCGAAGATCAGTTACGGTAATATCGACTGCTAGGCAGTTTATAAG agCCGTGAACAGCGCAACCATCAGTGCAAATGAGGAAAACCATAACCTAAAATCATGGCAAGAAATACCAGGTCCATCATCATTACCTATAATAGGGCAATTGCATCATTTTTTACCCGGAG GTTCTTTCTACAAGAGCGAAGACCTGATAAATACAGTTTTATATAATACATTTGGACCCATCATAAGGATGGACGGTTACTTCGGCGCTCCTTCGATTATTATGCTCTATGATGCAGAAGCTGCAGCACTT GTGCTTAGGGGCGAAAATTGGATGCCGATCCGCCCGGGTTTTCAATCGCTTCATTATTTtcgaaataattattacaagaAGCAAGGTGCTGCCCCCGACGCGCCGACTGGGCTGATTACAga cCATGGTGAGATATGGAAAAAATTTCGATCGACCGTAAATCCCATTTTGTTAcaaccaaaaactattaaactatACACCAATACACTTAATGAAGTAGCTGAAGACATGATTGAAAG gATGAGACTTATACGCAACGAGAAAAATATGTTAGAGGGAAATTTCGACCTTGAGATGAACCTATGGGCATTAGAGTCCATTGGTGTTGTAGCTCTTGGCGGTCGTCTGAACTGCTTCGATCCCAATCTACCTGAAAGTTCTCCTGCAAAAAAACTGATACACTTGGTGCACGATATATTTAGCGCAGCAGATAAATTGGACTTCAAGCCAAGTCTGTGGCGATACATTTCAACGCCTACATTCAAAAAGGCGATGAAGTTGTACGAGGAccaaattaa gaTAAGTAAACACTTCATCGCAGAGGCTATGAAAAAGCTCGAATCCAAGAACCAGCCTTCTACAGAAGAAAAAGGCGTTTTAGAGAAATTGCTTGAAATTGACGAGCATGTAGCAGTTATTATGGCTAGCGATATGTTATTTGCTGGGGTCGATACG GCTGCTAATACTATGACATCAACGCTATATTTGCTGGCCAAAAATCAAGATAAACAGAATAAATTAAGACAAGAGATTCTTTCGGATAAAGAAAAGCGTCCTTATCTCAAAGCTTGTATAAAGGAGTCTATGAGAATACTGCCAATTGTGGCAGGTAACATGAGGCAAACTACGAAGGAATACAATATTTTAGGCTACAAAATACCCAAAGAT ACATACATAGCATTCAATCATCAGGCTTTATGCATGTTGGAAGAACAATTTCCACAGCCAGAAAAATATATCCCTGAAAGATGGATCGTTGATAAAGAGGATCCCTTGTATCACGGAAACGCACATCCGTTCGCTTGGAACCCTTTTGGATTTGGAGTTCGCTCGTGCATTG GTCGACGAATAGCCGAATTGGAAATCGAGACGTTCCTCGCTAAAGTGATCGAGAATTTTCAAGTGGAATGGTTTGGACCGCCGCTAAAGACAAAACCAAGCTCTCTGAACTATGCTGTTGGACCTTTCAACTTTATATTTAAAGATGTTtag